From the genome of Aliarcobacter lanthieri:
CTTTTTAGGAACTTATCCATTATGTGATGAAATTGTCTTAACTCATGGAAGAGAAGATGATAAACTCCAAATAGAAGCCGAAGTTGCACTAATTTGTGATTTTGTATATGAAAATGAAAAAATTATCGATATTATACCTAAGTATTTTACAGCATTTAATGACTGCTCACTTAGATTTCAAGATGGAAATAAGTTAAGTACAAAAAAGAATTGGGGAGAAAAAACAAAAGGAATTTCTCAAGATATTATCCCTATTGATAATTTTACAGAACAAGGTGTTTTAAGTAAATATCATATTTCTTCTTTTATAAAACGAGATGGAATAGTTTATGATTATGGAACTACAAGTGCTGTAAAATCTTATAGCTATTTTTTCACTAAACTAAAAGATTGGATGGTTGATATTTTGAATTGCCAAGAAGATTGTGGTCCACTTGAAGAGTTAGGGCAATTCTTAAAATATGCACAAAATTCAAAAGGTATTTTAATAGCTGCTGGAGCAACAGCATATACAGATTTTGGTAAAAAAAATTTTTTAAAAAAAGGTGATGAAATTTTTGTATATGTTTATAATGCTCGTGCTCATAGTTTTCAAGATATTATGAATGATATGTGTGGAAAAGACATA
Proteins encoded in this window:
- a CDS encoding DUF5718 family protein, whose product is MNLLEDLKDYLGFAVAGNFASHLNEAGEADEFAVIKTKEKDAPKGIFPFYIKGHNSFLGTYPLCDEIVLTHGREDDKLQIEAEVALICDFVYENEKIIDIIPKYFTAFNDCSLRFQDGNKLSTKKNWGEKTKGISQDIIPIDNFTEQGVLSKYHISSFIKRDGIVYDYGTTSAVKSYSYFFTKLKDWMVDILNCQEDCGPLEELGQFLKYAQNSKGILIAAGATAYTDFGKKNFLKKGDEIFVYVYNARAHSFQDIMNDMCGKDIYLGQCSKLHQFVK